Part of the Paeniglutamicibacter sulfureus genome, TGACATCGCCCGTCACCCCCCGCACGCGCTTGCCCAGCAGCGGGTAGAGGGCCGCGCGTATCGACAGCGGCATGCCCCAGCGGTAGGCGAAGTAGCCCATGGCCATGCCCAGCAGCGCATACATGGACCAGCCGGCGATGCCGTAGTGGAACATCGTCCACACGACCGCGTCCTGCGCTGCGGCGGCCGACTCGGCGTCGACGGAGGGCGGGGCGATGAATTGGGTGATGGGTCCGGTCACCGAGTAGAAGAGCATGTCGATGCCCACGCCGGCGGCAAAGAGCATGGCAACCCAGGTGAAGAGGTTGTACTGCGGTCGCGAGTGGTCGGGTCCCAGCCTGACGCTACCCTCCTTGGAGAAGGCGACCCAGAGGACGAAAAGGACGACCAGGGTGACCGTCACGACGTAGAACCAGCCGAGATTGATCGAGATCCAGGAGACAGCCGCCCGCATCGAGGCAGCAGCGTTGTCCGGCACGATGATGGCCCAGATGGAAAAGGCGAGGATGATGGCCGCGGAGATCAGGAAGACGCGCCAGTTGACCGTGGGGCCAGCATGCTCGACGAGTTCGCCGGGCCCCTTGCTCAGTTCGGTGCTGGTGATCGGGGCACGGAATTCCTCGGCGACCGGGTCCTTGCGCCGTTCACTGACGCCGAAGCGGCTGCGCTCGGGCATGGATTCGGGACGTTCGTTCAGCTTCTTCCCGGGGTCTTCTGGCTCGGCCACGTGCTTCTCCTTTGGTCGGTGGACCAGGTGTTGCCACATGTGGGTCCACGGGACGGGGAACCGCTTGTCAAACAGCAAAAAGCGGGGTCGGATGAACCTATTGCACCTGGTTGCCTGCTGTGCTCATCGTAGGCTTTGTCCGCCGAAATCCGGAAGATTGGCCGCGGTTACTTTAATCTCCACGCGGCGCTGCCGCGCGTCCGCTGTCCCTCGCGGCCAATACCGGATTCCAACTGTTCTACAGTGGTTTCATGGCCAATTCGCGCAGCGGCGACTCGATGCTGGACCGCCTCGTGCGGATCCTCGATGCCTTTGACGCGCAAAATCCCACGTTGACGGTCAACGCGCTCGCCCGCCGCGCCGATGTGCCCCGGGCGACCACCTACCGGCTGCTGGAGAACCTGGTTGCCCACGGCCTGTTGGCCCGCGACACCGACGGCCAAGTGCGCCTCGGGCTGCGGCTGTGGGAACTGGCCAACCGCAGCGCCTCGACGCTGAGCCTGCGCCAGGCGGCCCTGCCCTTCATGGAGGACATCAACCAGCTGGTGGGCCAGAACACCCAGCTGGCGGTGCTGCACGAGGACGACGTGCTGGTCATCGAGCGGCTCTCGCGCCCCGGATCGGTGGTCAACCAGGCCAACGTGGCTGGCCGCATGCCGGTCCACCTGACCTCCATGGGCATGGCCCTGCTGGCCTACTCCCCCGCCAGCGTGCTGGAGGGGTACCTCGCACGCCACGGCGAGGCCATGCTGGCCCGCCACCCGAAGCTGCGCCACGAGCTGGCCGAGATCCGGCGCAGCGGGTACGCGACCTTCGACGGGCTCATCGACCCGGAATCCACCGGCGCCGCCGCACCGATCCTCGATGGCCGCGGCCATGCGCTGGCGGTCCTGGCGGTGGTGCTTCCGCGCGGCTCGGACCTTTTGCCCGCTGCGGTGATGGCCCTGCAGACCGCGGTGCGCGGCATCGGACGCGCACTGGTTCCCGCGACCGACACCTGAGCCCTGCAGCTGAAGTAGCCATGGCCGCTACAGCGGCATGGTTCAAGGCTCGTGAGAAATAGGGGGCTGCCGGGAAAGCGTCCCTTGCCCGGGGAAACAGCGGTGGATCGCCCGAAACCACCGCGCCAGAGGCAATGCATGAAGCCCTACACTGAATGAATGGGCAAGGATTCCGCGGTTGCAAAAGATTTCGGTCCAGTAAAACCGCTTCCGATTTTGGACGATTCAGCCATGCAACGCGTGTTATGCGTGGTGGCGCACCCCGACGACATGGAATACGGCGCTTCGGCCGTCGTGGCCGAGTGGACTTCCAAGGGAGTCGAGGTGGGCTATCTCTTGCTGACATCGGGCGAATCAGGCATACGGAACCTGCCACCGGCCGCCGCGGGTCCCCTTCGCGCCGAAGAACAAAGGCGCGCTTGCGAAATCGTGGGGGTTTCCGACTTGGCCATCCTGGATTTTCCCGATGGGCTGCTGGAACCGGGGCTTGCCCTGAGGCAGCGAATTGCCATGCACATTCGCCGATTCAAACCCGATGCGGTCATGACCATGACGTGGGACCTGGAGACCCCATGGGGACTCAACCACGCGGACCACAGGGCTGCGGGGCTTGCCATCGTGGACGCAATCCGGGACGCTGACAACCCATGGCTCTTTCGCACCCCCGGCGGCGAAGCGGTGGACGAAGCGTGGTCAGTCTCATGGCTGTTGGTCACCGAGTCCCGAAACACCCACGCCATACCCGTCAGCAAGCAGTCGGTGGACCTCGCGGTCGCCTCGCTCGGCGCACATGAAGCCTACCTTGCCGCGCTGCCGGATCACCCGCCACCCCTAGAGCTCATCACCTCGATCCTGGACCGGACCGGCAAGGCGGCGGGCAGGAACCATGCGCTGGGTGTTCGGGCCATCAGGATTGGTTGACCTCCAGCGGCGCCGCGGACTCGTCCCCTACATTTTCAGTAATAGCGGATGGCCGATGTCCGGCCATGGTCCCAAGCCGTAGACCTTCAGGATCCGCCACCCCAATTTCTTCCACTGGAGAAGCGTGCGGAGCGCCGCCGATCCGCAAATTCCAATCCACGGCAGATACCCGGACAGCATCCGGGCGGATTCCCGTCCGGAAGGCATCCGGCCCGACCTGCCTCATTTCCATTGGGCATGCAGGGCGGCCAGCGCTTCCGCCACCATGGCACTGCGACTGACGCCCGTGGGCACCGCTGCCACCAGCGAGTTGGCCTGGGTTTCATCGGAGAGGGAACGGAAGACCAGCGGGCGATCCTCCATGCTGTTCTCGGTCGGTTGCATCAGCAGCGAGTAGGCCAATCCCCGGCCCACAATCGAATGGATGGAGGGCACGTTGGCCAGAAGCCAGCCGACGTTCGCGGTGACGCCATGACGCTGGAATTCCGCCAGCGTATGCTGCAGTGCCGGTTCCAGGTTCAGGAAGGCCGCAGGGAATTGGGCAAGCTGGGCAAAACCAATTTCCTCGTATTCTGCCAGCGGATGCGAAGGGCTCACAGCGACCTTCCGGTGGAATTCCTGGAGCACTTCCATCGTGCAGTCTTGGCCGAACTGGGTCTCGTAGCCGATTGACAGCTGCGTGCGCCCGGCAAACAATGCCTCCTGGATTTCGGGGCCGCTGCCCTCGACGAACACCAGCTGCACCTCGGGGTGGCGAGCGCAGAACCAATCGATGAGATGCGGGACCACGTGGACCGCCAACGTCGTGAAAACCCCGATACTCAGCCGCCCCGACAGGCCGGTGTGCGCCTTGGAGACGGCGTCGCGCAGCCGTTCGACCTGGTCGGCAATGAATCGAGCCCGCGTGGCAACCTCCTGCCCCTCTGGCGTCAGCGCAATGCCGCGGCCCCGCTGCCGCATCGCAAGCGTGACTCCCAGGGCATGCTCCAACTGTCCCAGCGCCAGACTCACCGCCCCTTGGCTGACATGGCAATGACGGGCCGCATTGGTGACCGACTGGGTTTCCGCGATCGCCGCGAAGTACTCGAGTTGCCGCAGCGTGATTTCGCTCATTAGCTCTCCTTATGACCGCGTGCAACTATTCTAGCTAGGCAAATGTGATGGGCGACACCAAGATGGAGTCAAGCAATAAGTCGGCACGCAAGCCTTCCTGCCAGGAGCCCCGTCTCCGACTTATTCATCCACCCGCCGGAAAGCGAGAAGCTCCACCATGACCGATGCCAGCCCATCTCCGATGATTCCCTATGTAGTCACCCTCGGCACCGCGGGCGGACCCCGCTGGTGGAAGGACCACGAGGGTACGCCGCGGTTCGGTATTGCCACTGCGGTGGTGGTCGGCGAAACCTGGTACCTGGTCGACTGTGGTCAGGGTGCCGGCCGCCAGGCGAATGCAGCCGGCCTATCGATGTCGAACCTCGGCGGTATCTTCATCACCCACATGCACTCCGACCACACCGTCGATCTGCCCTCCTTGCTCCTCTTCGGGGCGTTCGAACTCAAAAACAGCCTCCGCGGACCGATTCCCATCGTCGGACCGGGCGACCGCGGCAAGCTGCCGCCGCTCTCCCCGCGGGCCACGGCCACCCCAACGCCGATTGCCCCGCATCGCCCAACACCCGGCATCGAGGGTCTGGTGTCAGGCATCCTTTCGGCCTACGCGACCGACTGCAACGACCGGATCTTCGACTCCCTCGCGGTTTCCCCTGCGGCGCAGTTCGATCCGCGAGAGATCCGGTTGCCCGGGGGAATCGGGTTTGACCCCGACACCGACGTCGCCCCCGAGATGGAACCCATCGAAGTCTTCCGGGACGAACATGTGACCGTCACGGCCATTCTGGTCTCCCACCATCCCACCGCCCCGGCCTACGCCTTCCGCTTCGAGACCGTTGGCGGATCCGTAACCATATCCGGGGATACCGCACCCTGCAGCAACGTGGTTCGCCTTGCCCGGGGCACCGACCTATTGCTACACGAGGCCATCAATCTGGAAGTCCTTGCCGCACAATACTCCGACGCACAGATGCTGCAGGCAACCATGGACCACCACCGCCGCGCACACACCACGGCGGCGGAAGCCGGCCGAATCGCCAGCGATGCCGATGCCACCCACCTGGCGCTCCATCACCTGGTACCGAGCTATTCACCGCCGGAAGCCTGGCAAGAGGCCCGCTCGACTTTTGCCGGGACCCTCTCGATCCCGGACGACCTGGAAGTCATTCCATTCGGCCCCGCCGCCCGCGCCGCCGCCCGATTGTCTTCCTCCAGCGCGACCAGTCGCTAATTCCCAATTTCGAGCACTGAAAGGACCACGCCATGAGCCACAGCAGCACTGCCGATCCGGCAAGCCCAGCACCGGAAGGAAAGGTCTATCACGCCAATCCGAAGGAGATGCGCAGGATCCTGTTTTCCAGCTTCCTCGGCACAGCGGTCGAGTACTACGACTTCATCTTGTACGCGACGGCCGCAGGCATCGTGTTCAACCAAGTGTTCTTTGCAGACCTGGACCCGAACGTTGCGCTCTTCGTTTCCTTCGGCACCCTGGCGGTCGGCTACATCGCCCGGCCCCTCGGCGCGTTCCTCTTCGGCAACCTGGGAGACAAGATCGGGCGCAAGGCCATCTTGATCACCACCGTATTGGCCATGGGCATCGCTTCCACGCTGATCGGCCTGTTGCCCACCACCGCACAGATCGGGATCTGGGCGCCCATCTTGTTGGTCTCCCTGCGTGTCTTCCAGGGCCTGGCCGTGGGCGGGGAATGGGGCGGGGCCATGCTGCTTGCCTTTGAGAACTCCAAGAAGGGCTCACGCGGTTTCGCCTCCGCCTTCGCCTACATGGGGGCGCCGGCCGGAACCATCCTAGGCACCCTGATCCTTTCGGCGATGTCGACCCTGCCCAAGGCACAGTTCCTGGCCTGGGGCTGGCGCGTACCGTTCGTGTTCTCCGCCGTGCTGATGATGCTGGCCATTTTCATCCGCATGAAGGTCTCCGAATCCCGCGTCTTTACCGAGGTTTCCAAGTCTTCGCAGGAGGCCAAGAAGCGCATTCCCATTGCCGAGCTTTTCCGCCATCACCGCAAGCCGCTGCTGATTGCCATGGTGTCCGGGCTTTCCGGCCAGATGGCGCAGGGCCTGATGGGTGCCTGGGCTATCTCCTTCGCTGTGCAGCAAGCCATCCTGGCACAGACCGAGGTACTGAACATCAAGGCCTTCGGCGGCGTTTTCACCGTCTTGGCCATCATCGTTGCCTCGAAGCTCAGCGACAAGCTCGGCCGTCGAAAGATCCTCATTTGGGGCAACGCAGGAGCCATTGTCCTGGCCTTTCCGGTCATGGCGCTGCTCGACATGGGCAACACGGTTGCCTTCATGCTGGCCATCGTGCTGGGTCTGAGCCTTGTCCAGGGCTTCACCTCCGGGCCCTACGGCGCCTTCGCCGGCGAGCTCTTCCCGACTGCGGTGCGCTACTCGGGAACCTCCATCGGCTACCAGATGGCCTCCACACTTGGCGCAGGATTCACCCCCATGATCGCCACCGCCCTGGTCATCGCCGGCGGCGGGGACCTTTGGCTGGTAGCCCTGCTCTGGATGTCCTTCTCGACCATGTCGCTGGTTGCCCTGCTGTACGCCAAGGACCGCTCAGGATCCGACATCCAGAACCTGGATGCGGACATGGGTGCGGCAATCCAGGCGCCTGTCAACGAGTCCTCGCGCCGCGAAAGAAACGCAAGCCTGCAAGGGTAAGCCTCACTCCATTCAAGCTAGCTAGGCAACGCCTGGGATATTCCGTTCCGCTCGGAGTACCCCGGGCATTGTTGTTGCGTCGACACGGCTATTCGTCCGCGATTACCACGGGCATCGGACACGTCAACAACGCGCCATGGATCTCATGAACCACCACGCCCATCCCCACGGAAAGCAGCAGACATCCCGGGCCAATCTCCGTAAGAACACCTCCAATCCAAGGATTCCGACGATCTGCCATGGCCGACCAACGCGGAGGTGGCAGTCGCCGCTGTGTGCGGGTCGTGCCGGCGACCTGCGTTCAGGGATGGGACCGGACGTCGTCGCGCAGCACCTCGAGCGCCGCCGAAACCCTGCGCGGCACCGCATGCCCGGCAGGAAGCATCGCCACGATGGAGTTCTGCGGCATCGCATCGGCCACCGGGATGTAGACGACCTCCAGCCCGTCGAACGTGGTCCCCGTGGCCGGAGCGCTGTTGACGAACGAGAACCCCAGTCCGCGTCCCACCAACGAGCGAATGGTTTCCATGTTGGTGCTGGTCAACTTGATGTCCAGCTCGAGCCCAAGCGACTGGACCAGCGCAATGAGCCGCTCGGCGGTGGGCGGCACATTGAGGATCACGGCCGGTTCGTGCACGATCTCGGCCAAGTGCACCGACTTGCGTCCGGCCAGGGGGTGCCCGGCGGCCAACATCACCTGGAGGCGGACGTCTGCGATGTGCTCGCGGCGCAGATCGGTGTCGGCCTGCCATGCATAGCCAAAGGCCAGGTCCAGCCGCCCATGGCGGACATCGTCCTGGGTCTGGACCGGCGCCCCTTCGCTGATGCGCAGGTCAATTTGCGGATGGTGACGTGTGAAAAACTGCACCAGCGGCGGAATGAGCCGGGGAGAGAGCGTCGGGCTGCAGCCGACGCGCAGGGCCCCTCGCATCTGTCCCACGCTCTCGGACACCACTGCCTCGGCCTCCGCCAGGCGCTCAAGCACCGCACGCGCATGGGCGGCGAACTCGGTCCCGGCCGCGGTGGGCGAGAGCCGGCGCGACTGGCTGCGGATCAACAGATCCACCCCCAGCGATTTTTCCAGCTGCGCAATCGCCATGGAGGCCGCCGCCTGGGAAACATGGCAGGCGTCGGCAGCCGCGGTGACCGACCCGTGGTCCACGACCGCCACGAAATACTGCAGCTGGCGCAGCGTCAGCTCGCCCATAAGTTCTCCTGATGAATCTCATTGAATCAATTGATTATCTATATCATGTGGCGTGGAGCACACTGGATGCAAGCCAATCATCATCCGACCTACCGAGGGAACTCCCCATGAGCAACAAGACCATCGGGACGGCAAAGACGCCGCCACGCCATGCTCCCCACGATTCGCTGAACACCAAGGACATGCGCCGCATCCTGGCCTCCAGCTTCGTCGGCAGCGCCATCGAGTACTACGACTTCATCCTGTACGCCACGGCCGCCTCGATCGTCTTTGGCAAGGTGTTCTTCTCGGACCTCAGCCCGTCGTTCGGACTGTTCGCCTCCTTCGCCACGCTGGCCGCGGGCTACGTGGCCCGTCCGCTGGGCGGCATCGTCTTCGGCCACTTCGGGGACCGCATCGGCCGCAAGAAGATGCTGGTGCTCTCGATGCTGATGATGGGTGTGGCCACCACAATGATCGGCCTGCTTCCCACCACGGCGCAGATCGGCATCCTCGCCCCGACGGCGCTGGTGGTGCTGCGCGTGGTGCAGGGCATCGCGGTCGGCGGCGAATGGGGAGGGGCCGCGCTCATGGCCCTGGAGCACGCCCCGCAGTCCAAGCGCGGGTTTGCCACGTCCTTCGCCAACGCGGGCGGCCCGGCCGGCGCGATCATGGCGACCCTGGTGGTCTCCGCCGTGTCCGCCGCCACCGGGGACCAGTTCCTGACGTGGGGCTGGCGCATCCCGTTCCTGCTCAGCGCTGCATTGATCGCCGTCGGCATGGTCATCCGGCTCAAGGTCGCCGAAACGCCGATGTTCAACAAGCTCGCCGAGGCCAGCGAAAAGCGCAAGATGCCGCTGCTGGACGTGCTGCGCAACCACCCGCGCGCCGTGGTGCTGGCCCTGCTGGCCACCGTCAGCTTCTACTGCTGCCAGGGCCTGCTGACCGTCTGGGGCGTCTCGATCGCGGTGTCCAACGGAGTTGAGCGCTCCGGCGTGCTGAACTGGAAGGCCGCCGGCGCGGTGCTGACCCTCGTCGTCACCTTCTGGGCGGCCCGGATGAGCGACCGCGTGGGCCGCCGCCGCATGCTGGTCTTCGCCGGCATCATCGGCATCGTGCTGGCCTACCCGCTGATGGCGCTGCTGAACAACGGCACCATGTGGGGCTTCGCTGTCGCGATCGTTGTGGGCAACGGACTGGTCCAGGGCCTGCTCTACGGCCCGATCGGCGCCTTTGTGGCCGAACAGTTCCCCACCCACGTCCGCTACACCGGTGCCTCGCTGGCCTACCAGGGCGCCTCGGTGGTCGGCGCCGGGTTCACCCCGATGATCGCCTCCGGGCTTGTCATCGCCGCCGGCGGAGGATTCGGCCTGGTCGCCGGGTTCTGGATGGTCGTGATGGCCATCGGGCTGGTCGCGGTGCTGCTGACCCGCGAAAGCTCGAAGACCAGCCTCTCCTAACAGCCGACCGGCCACCCCGGCCACCGCAGCACCGCGGTGGCCGGGGTGCCGGCACGTTGTCCCACGAAATCCAGCGAAAGAGAAGTCCCACGATGTCCGCCCAGATAAATTCCGGCCCCTTCCCCGTGCGCGGGTACGGCTCCTTCACCGGGGAGGTCTCCGAAAAGGCCAGCGACTCGGTCCCGGCCTGGAAGCCGCCGGTGCGCGCACCGCGGGGGGCGCCGAACGTGATCGTGATGCTCATGGACGACATGGGATACAGCGACATCTCGCCCTTCGGCGGCGAGATCGACACCCCCACGCTGGCCGAGATTGCCGAGGACGGCTTCCGGCTGGGCAACTACCAGACCCCGCCGATGTGCGCCCCGGCCCGGGCGGCGCTGCTCACGGGGATGAACCCGCACCGCGCCGGCTTCGCCTACGTCCCGCACATGGATCCCGGGTTCCCCAACACCGCCATGGAGCTTCCCGCCGATGCCCCGACGCTGGCGGAGAACTTCCGGGCCGGCGGATACGCGACCTTCATGGTCGGCAAGTGGCACCTGACCGTGGAATCGAAGATGCACGACGGGGCGGCGAAGGACAGCTGGCCACTGGCCCGCGGCTTCGAGCGCTACTACGGCTGCATGGACGGGTTCACCTCGCTCTTCCACCCGCACCGGATCATCTCCGACAACAGCCAGGTGGTCATCGACGAATACCCCGCGGACTACTACCTCACCGACGATTTGACGGACAAGGCGCTGGGCATGATCGGCGAGCTGCGCGCCAACGACCCGGCCAAGCCCTTCTTCCTCTACTTCGCCCACCAGGCCGTGCACGGCCCGCTGCAGGCCAAGGCCGCGGACCTGGAAAAATACCGCGGACGCTACGAATCCGGGTGGGACCATATCCGCTCCGCGCGCTTCGCCCGCCAGATCGCCGCCGGGCTCTTCCCCGAGGGCACCGCCTGCGCGCCGCGCAACACCGAGCCGGGCGCCGAGGTGGTGCCCTGGGACGAGCTGGAGGCGGAACAGCGCCAACTCTTCGCCCGCTACATGGAGGCCTACGCCGCTGCCGTGGACAACGTGGACCAGAACCTCAAGCGGATCACCGACCACCTGAAGGCCACCGGCGAATACGAGAACACCATCATCGTGTTCACCTCCGACAACGGGGCCACCGCCGAGGGCGGGGACACCGGCACGCGCAGCTACTTCAGCCGCTTCGGCGCCCCGCGCTTCGGCCTGCCCGAGGACTGGGACGCCGACGTGGCCCGCGACCCGGAACTGATCGGCGGGCCGCGGGCCTACGTGCACTACCCGCGCGGATGGGCCTACGCCTCCAACACCCCGTTCCGGCTCTACAAGATGCACACCTACGGCGGCGGCACGCGCGTGCCGATGCTGCTGTCCTGGCCGGCCGGACTGCCGAAGGCCGCGGGCGATGACGGGATCCGCCACCAGTACGCCTACGCCACCGACGTCGGCGCGACCCTGCTGACCCTCGCCGGTGTCTCCCCGCTGCAGCAGCGCCACGGGGTCCCGGCCCAGGAAACCGACGGGATCCCCTTCGATAGGTGGCTGCGCGAGCCGACCCTGGACTCGGCACACACCGAGCAGTACACCGAGCTCAACGGCCGGCGCGCCCTCCTCGACGGCAACTGGAAGGCCGTGGCCCCCGAACCCAACGGGCCCGGCTGGGAGCAGGGCACCTGGGAGCTCTACGAGCTGGCAGCCGACCCGACCGAGACCATCGACGTGGCAGCCGCCCACCCGCAGAAGGTGCGCGAGCTGGCCGAACGCTGGCGGGCCGCCGCCTGGCACAACCAGGTGTTCCCGCTGAACGACGACGGCTCCTTCAACCGGAACCGCCCCGCCACCGAGCTGCTGCTCGAGGCACCGGTGACCCTGTACCCCGGCGCCCCCACGCTGGAGCGCTTCCGCTCCGCCAAGCTGATCCGTCTGCGTTCCTTCACCGTCGACGTGGCCATCGACCACGGGCCGGGAGCCGCCGGCGTGCTCGTCGCCCACGGCGACCAGGGT contains:
- a CDS encoding IclR family transcriptional regulator encodes the protein MANSRSGDSMLDRLVRILDAFDAQNPTLTVNALARRADVPRATTYRLLENLVAHGLLARDTDGQVRLGLRLWELANRSASTLSLRQAALPFMEDINQLVGQNTQLAVLHEDDVLVIERLSRPGSVVNQANVAGRMPVHLTSMGMALLAYSPASVLEGYLARHGEAMLARHPKLRHELAEIRRSGYATFDGLIDPESTGAAAPILDGRGHALAVLAVVLPRGSDLLPAAVMALQTAVRGIGRALVPATDT
- a CDS encoding PIG-L deacetylase family protein, which produces MQRVLCVVAHPDDMEYGASAVVAEWTSKGVEVGYLLLTSGESGIRNLPPAAAGPLRAEEQRRACEIVGVSDLAILDFPDGLLEPGLALRQRIAMHIRRFKPDAVMTMTWDLETPWGLNHADHRAAGLAIVDAIRDADNPWLFRTPGGEAVDEAWSVSWLLVTESRNTHAIPVSKQSVDLAVASLGAHEAYLAALPDHPPPLELITSILDRTGKAAGRNHALGVRAIRIG
- a CDS encoding LysR family transcriptional regulator, giving the protein MSEITLRQLEYFAAIAETQSVTNAARHCHVSQGAVSLALGQLEHALGVTLAMRQRGRGIALTPEGQEVATRARFIADQVERLRDAVSKAHTGLSGRLSIGVFTTLAVHVVPHLIDWFCARHPEVQLVFVEGSGPEIQEALFAGRTQLSIGYETQFGQDCTMEVLQEFHRKVAVSPSHPLAEYEEIGFAQLAQFPAAFLNLEPALQHTLAEFQRHGVTANVGWLLANVPSIHSIVGRGLAYSLLMQPTENSMEDRPLVFRSLSDETQANSLVAAVPTGVSRSAMVAEALAALHAQWK
- a CDS encoding MBL fold metallo-hydrolase, giving the protein MTDASPSPMIPYVVTLGTAGGPRWWKDHEGTPRFGIATAVVVGETWYLVDCGQGAGRQANAAGLSMSNLGGIFITHMHSDHTVDLPSLLLFGAFELKNSLRGPIPIVGPGDRGKLPPLSPRATATPTPIAPHRPTPGIEGLVSGILSAYATDCNDRIFDSLAVSPAAQFDPREIRLPGGIGFDPDTDVAPEMEPIEVFRDEHVTVTAILVSHHPTAPAYAFRFETVGGSVTISGDTAPCSNVVRLARGTDLLLHEAINLEVLAAQYSDAQMLQATMDHHRRAHTTAAEAGRIASDADATHLALHHLVPSYSPPEAWQEARSTFAGTLSIPDDLEVIPFGPAARAAARLSSSSATSR
- a CDS encoding MFS transporter; translated protein: MSHSSTADPASPAPEGKVYHANPKEMRRILFSSFLGTAVEYYDFILYATAAGIVFNQVFFADLDPNVALFVSFGTLAVGYIARPLGAFLFGNLGDKIGRKAILITTVLAMGIASTLIGLLPTTAQIGIWAPILLVSLRVFQGLAVGGEWGGAMLLAFENSKKGSRGFASAFAYMGAPAGTILGTLILSAMSTLPKAQFLAWGWRVPFVFSAVLMMLAIFIRMKVSESRVFTEVSKSSQEAKKRIPIAELFRHHRKPLLIAMVSGLSGQMAQGLMGAWAISFAVQQAILAQTEVLNIKAFGGVFTVLAIIVASKLSDKLGRRKILIWGNAGAIVLAFPVMALLDMGNTVAFMLAIVLGLSLVQGFTSGPYGAFAGELFPTAVRYSGTSIGYQMASTLGAGFTPMIATALVIAGGGDLWLVALLWMSFSTMSLVALLYAKDRSGSDIQNLDADMGAAIQAPVNESSRRERNASLQG
- a CDS encoding LysR family transcriptional regulator produces the protein MGELTLRQLQYFVAVVDHGSVTAAADACHVSQAAASMAIAQLEKSLGVDLLIRSQSRRLSPTAAGTEFAAHARAVLERLAEAEAVVSESVGQMRGALRVGCSPTLSPRLIPPLVQFFTRHHPQIDLRISEGAPVQTQDDVRHGRLDLAFGYAWQADTDLRREHIADVRLQVMLAAGHPLAGRKSVHLAEIVHEPAVILNVPPTAERLIALVQSLGLELDIKLTSTNMETIRSLVGRGLGFSFVNSAPATGTTFDGLEVVYIPVADAMPQNSIVAMLPAGHAVPRRVSAALEVLRDDVRSHP
- a CDS encoding MFS transporter, encoding MSNKTIGTAKTPPRHAPHDSLNTKDMRRILASSFVGSAIEYYDFILYATAASIVFGKVFFSDLSPSFGLFASFATLAAGYVARPLGGIVFGHFGDRIGRKKMLVLSMLMMGVATTMIGLLPTTAQIGILAPTALVVLRVVQGIAVGGEWGGAALMALEHAPQSKRGFATSFANAGGPAGAIMATLVVSAVSAATGDQFLTWGWRIPFLLSAALIAVGMVIRLKVAETPMFNKLAEASEKRKMPLLDVLRNHPRAVVLALLATVSFYCCQGLLTVWGVSIAVSNGVERSGVLNWKAAGAVLTLVVTFWAARMSDRVGRRRMLVFAGIIGIVLAYPLMALLNNGTMWGFAVAIVVGNGLVQGLLYGPIGAFVAEQFPTHVRYTGASLAYQGASVVGAGFTPMIASGLVIAAGGGFGLVAGFWMVVMAIGLVAVLLTRESSKTSLS
- a CDS encoding arylsulfatase — its product is MSAQINSGPFPVRGYGSFTGEVSEKASDSVPAWKPPVRAPRGAPNVIVMLMDDMGYSDISPFGGEIDTPTLAEIAEDGFRLGNYQTPPMCAPARAALLTGMNPHRAGFAYVPHMDPGFPNTAMELPADAPTLAENFRAGGYATFMVGKWHLTVESKMHDGAAKDSWPLARGFERYYGCMDGFTSLFHPHRIISDNSQVVIDEYPADYYLTDDLTDKALGMIGELRANDPAKPFFLYFAHQAVHGPLQAKAADLEKYRGRYESGWDHIRSARFARQIAAGLFPEGTACAPRNTEPGAEVVPWDELEAEQRQLFARYMEAYAAAVDNVDQNLKRITDHLKATGEYENTIIVFTSDNGATAEGGDTGTRSYFSRFGAPRFGLPEDWDADVARDPELIGGPRAYVHYPRGWAYASNTPFRLYKMHTYGGGTRVPMLLSWPAGLPKAAGDDGIRHQYAYATDVGATLLTLAGVSPLQQRHGVPAQETDGIPFDRWLREPTLDSAHTEQYTELNGRRALLDGNWKAVAPEPNGPGWEQGTWELYELAADPTETIDVAAAHPQKVRELAERWRAAAWHNQVFPLNDDGSFNRNRPATELLLEAPVTLYPGAPTLERFRSAKLIRLRSFTVDVAIDHGPGAAGVLVAHGDQGGGYVLYTEDGNLTLAYNQYGKMLCIGAPLEPGSHLVTLDFIARPGIKWDVRLLVDGVETARLENLLQLTGMAPFAGISVGLDRGGPVDWELSRRHGAFRYSGTLHRVHYTPGAKADYNPEQVLELDREMARVFE